From a single Piliocolobus tephrosceles isolate RC106 chromosome 21, ASM277652v3, whole genome shotgun sequence genomic region:
- the KCNJ14 gene encoding ATP-sensitive inward rectifier potassium channel 14 — MGLARALRRLSGALDSGDSRAGDEEEAGPGLCRNGWVPARVQSPVGRRRGRFVKKDGHCNVRFVNLGGQGARYLSDLFTTCVDVRWRWMCLLFSCSFLASWLLFGLAFWLIASLHGDLAAPPPPAPCFSHVASFLAAFLFALETQTSIGYGVRSVTEECPAAVAAVVLQCIAGCVLDAFVVGAVMAKMAKPKKRNETLVFSENAVVALRDHRLCLMWRVGNLRRSHLVEAHVRAQLLQPRVTPEGEYIPLDHQDVDVGFDGGTDRIFLVSPITIVHEIDSASPLYELGRAELARADFELVVILEGMVEATAMTTQCRSSYLPGELLWGHRFEPVLFQRGSQYEVDYRHFHRTYEVPGTPVCSAKELDERAEQASHSLKSSFPGSLTAFCYENELALSCCQEEDEDDEAEEGNGAETEDGAASPRVLTPTLALTLPL; from the exons ATGGGCCTGGCCAGGGCCCTACGCCGCCTCAGCGGCGCCCTGGATTCGGGAGATAGCCGGGCGGGCGATGAAGAAGAGGCCGGGCCCGGGTTGTGCCGCAACGGGTGGGTGCCGGCGCGGGTACAGTCACCGGTGGGCCGGCGCCGTGGTCGCTTCGTCAAGAAGGACGGGCACTGCAATGTGCGCTTCGTGAACCTGGGTGGCCAGGGCGCGCGCTACCTGAGCGACCTGTTCACCACGTGCGTGGACGTGCGCTGGCGCTGGATGTGCCTCCTTTTCTCCTGCTCCTTCCTCGCCTCCTGGCTGCTCTTCGGCCTGGCCTTCTGGCTCATAGCCTCGCTACACGGCGACCTGGCCGCCCCGCCACCGCCTGCGCCCTGCTTCTCACACGTGGCCAGCTTCCTGGCCGCCTTCCTCTTCGCGCTGGAGACGCAGACGTCCATCGGCTACGGCGTGCGCAGCGTCACCGAGGAGTGCCCGGCCGCTGTGGCTGCCGTGGTGCTGCAGTGCATCGCCGGCTGCGTGCTCGACGCCTTCGTCGTGGGTGCTGTCATGGCCAAGATGGCCAAACCCAAGAAGCGCAACGAGACGCTGGTCTTCAGCGAGAACGCCGTCGTGGCGCTGCGCGACCACCGCCTCTGCCTCATGTGGCGCGTCGGCAACCTGCGTCGCAGCCACCTGGTCGAGGCCCACGTGCGTGCCCAGCTGCTGCAG CCCCGTGTGACCCCAGAGGGTGAGTACATCCCGCTCGACCACCAGGATGTGGATGTGGGCTTTGATGGAGGCACCGATCGTATCTTCCTCGTGTCCCCCATCACCATCGTCCATGAGATCGACTCTGCCAGTCCTCTGTATGAGCTAGGACGCGCCGAGCTGGCCAGGGCTGACTTCGAGCTGGTGGTCATTCTCGAGGGGATGGTTGAGGCCACAGCCATGACCACACAGTGTCGCTCGTCCTACCTCCCTGGTGAACTTCTCTGGGGCCATCGTTTTGAGCCAGTTCTCTTCCAGCGTGGCTCCCAGTATGAGGTCGACTATCGCCACTTTCACCGCACTTACGAGGTCCCAGGGACGCCGGTCTGCAGTGCTAAGGAGCTGGATGAACGGGCAGAGCAGGCTTCCCACAGCCTCAAGTCGAGTTTCCCCGGCTCTCTGACTGCATTTTGTTATGAGAATGAACTTGCTCTGAGCTGCTGCCAGGAGGAAGATGAGGACGATGAGGCCGAGGAAGGGAATGGGGCGGAGACAGAAGATGGGGCTGCTAGCCCCCGAGTTCTTACACCAACCCTGGCGCTGACCCTGCCTCTGTGA